Proteins encoded by one window of Bradyrhizobium sp. B097:
- a CDS encoding polysaccharide deacetylase family protein has product MTHSSHLSRRETLQAVTAAGALAAAGLTAAAQPAKAASDAQIASNGGGFWPNGARLAVSLSLMFEGGGQPISGAGGVIPDPIEKGVPDLPTNAFFAYGHYEGIPRLLDLMDKHGIKLSSFMIGKAVETSPDIAKEIVRRGHEAAAHGRIWSNSYQLPKDQEKRFIADSVETIQKITGQTPIGWNAYWMRNSVHILETLQDLGFLYHIDEPSHDEPFIVPVRGKDFVTVPYTMHMNDIVSFPFQGWNPAAYEQALKDEFDQLYEEGAKRRRMMVISLHDRISGHAGRARVLDRFLSYAKSKGDVWFARKDEIARYALANRANTPVIQRGAPGVTGLPGPSA; this is encoded by the coding sequence ATGACCCACTCTTCCCATCTTAGCCGCCGCGAAACCCTTCAGGCCGTCACTGCCGCCGGCGCCCTTGCCGCCGCCGGGCTCACCGCCGCGGCGCAGCCGGCCAAAGCTGCATCCGATGCCCAGATCGCGTCGAATGGCGGCGGCTTCTGGCCAAACGGCGCGCGCCTCGCGGTCAGCCTGTCCCTGATGTTCGAAGGCGGCGGTCAGCCGATCTCCGGCGCCGGCGGCGTCATTCCCGATCCGATCGAGAAGGGCGTGCCCGATCTGCCGACCAACGCGTTCTTCGCCTACGGCCATTACGAAGGCATCCCGCGCCTGCTCGATCTGATGGACAAGCACGGCATCAAGCTGTCGTCCTTCATGATCGGCAAGGCGGTCGAGACCTCGCCCGACATCGCCAAGGAGATCGTGCGTCGCGGTCATGAGGCGGCCGCGCATGGCCGGATCTGGAGCAACTCGTATCAGCTGCCGAAGGATCAGGAGAAGCGCTTCATCGCCGACAGCGTCGAGACGATCCAGAAGATCACCGGGCAGACGCCGATCGGCTGGAACGCGTACTGGATGCGCAACTCGGTCCACATCCTGGAGACGTTGCAGGATCTCGGCTTCCTCTATCACATCGACGAGCCGAGCCATGACGAGCCCTTCATCGTGCCGGTGCGCGGCAAGGATTTCGTCACCGTGCCCTACACGATGCACATGAACGACATCGTTTCGTTTCCGTTCCAGGGCTGGAATCCGGCCGCCTATGAGCAGGCGCTGAAGGACGAGTTCGACCAGCTCTATGAAGAGGGCGCGAAGCGGCGGCGGATGATGGTGATCAGCCTGCACGACCGCATCTCCGGTCATGCCGGCCGGGCGCGGGTGCTCGATCGCTTCCTGTCCTACGCGAAGAGCAAGGGCGACGTCTGGTTCGCGCGCAAGGACGAGATCGCACGCTATGCGCTTGCCAACCGCGCCAATACGCCGGTGATCCAGCGCGGCGCGCCCGGCGTGACCGGACTGCCCGGACCGTCGGCCTGA
- a CDS encoding LysR family transcriptional regulator: MLDDITELRTFAKIVTTGSLSAAGREMGIALSVVSKRLATLERRTDTSLIVRSTRHLALTEEGQRLFDRAQRILAEVDEAEAALAHGRVEPQGVLRVSATVALGRAHVSPVCRDLALTYPKMSVELMLTDRLVELIDERIDVVIRIGMPRDSDLIMRKLIDNHRIVAASPGYLARHGAPASPEDLTQHDCLLYNRGAQARWRLVHSDGRAAEIEVSSRLRCDNGEVAHDWALDGAGLILKSWVDVAPDLASGRLVQVLPEWRSDPAPVCALYAQGRQMPTRARLFLDAISKRMAAFQVAGGA; encoded by the coding sequence ATGCTTGACGATATCACCGAGCTCCGGACCTTCGCCAAGATTGTCACCACGGGCAGCCTGTCCGCCGCCGGTCGCGAGATGGGCATCGCGCTTAGCGTCGTCAGCAAGCGGCTCGCGACTCTGGAAAGGCGGACCGACACCAGCCTGATCGTGCGCAGCACGCGTCACCTCGCGCTCACCGAGGAGGGACAAAGGCTGTTCGACCGGGCACAGCGCATCCTCGCCGAGGTTGATGAAGCGGAAGCCGCGCTGGCGCACGGCCGCGTCGAGCCGCAGGGCGTGCTGCGGGTCAGCGCGACGGTCGCGCTCGGTCGCGCCCATGTCAGTCCGGTCTGCCGCGATCTCGCGCTGACCTATCCGAAGATGTCGGTCGAGCTGATGCTCACGGACCGCCTCGTCGAATTGATCGACGAGCGCATCGACGTCGTGATCCGCATCGGCATGCCGCGCGACTCCGACCTGATCATGCGCAAGCTGATCGACAACCACCGCATCGTCGCCGCGTCACCGGGCTATCTCGCGCGACACGGCGCGCCGGCCTCGCCCGAGGATCTCACACAGCATGATTGCCTGCTCTACAACAGAGGCGCGCAGGCACGGTGGCGGCTGGTGCACAGCGACGGCCGCGCCGCCGAGATCGAGGTGTCGTCGCGGCTGCGCTGCGACAATGGCGAGGTCGCGCATGACTGGGCGCTCGACGGCGCCGGCCTGATCTTGAAGAGCTGGGTCGATGTCGCGCCCGACCTCGCATCCGGACGCCTGGTGCAGGTGCTGCCGGAGTGGCGCAGCGATCCCGCACCGGTCTGCGCACTGTACGCGCAGGGACGCCAGATGCCGACACGCGCGCGGTTGTTCCTCGACGCCATCTCGAAGCGGATGGCCGCGTTTCAGGTCGCTGGCGGCGCGTAG
- a CDS encoding shikimate dehydrogenase, whose product MRDRFLTGLIGYPIAHSAAPAMHEQAAAVLGVHAHYQLIEVQGAGRDDLRAMLEGVRRLGFAGVNVTFPYKEAVVDLLDDLAPDARAIGAVNTIVASGARLVGHNTDATGFARAIQPLLASTPRGPIALIGAGGVGKAIAFALAGLGVAGIRIFDADAAKATQLAAQLRDRHAVHAASVASAADGATGLVNATPVGMLPSRDTPVPDALLHRSMWVADAVYTPLWTPLLTAAKAKGASVLTGRDLAINASADAFKLFTGLTPPHAAMANAFDAVMAARYAPPAT is encoded by the coding sequence ATGCGCGATCGTTTCCTGACCGGTCTGATCGGGTATCCGATCGCGCATTCGGCGGCGCCTGCGATGCACGAGCAGGCGGCCGCCGTGCTCGGCGTTCACGCTCACTACCAGCTCATCGAGGTGCAGGGCGCCGGGCGCGACGATCTGCGGGCGATGCTGGAGGGCGTCCGGCGGCTCGGCTTTGCCGGCGTCAACGTCACCTTTCCCTACAAGGAGGCGGTCGTCGATCTGCTCGATGACCTCGCGCCGGATGCGCGCGCGATCGGTGCGGTCAACACCATCGTCGCCAGTGGAGCGCGGCTGGTCGGGCACAACACCGATGCGACGGGGTTTGCGCGTGCGATCCAGCCGCTGCTTGCGTCAACGCCGCGCGGCCCGATCGCGCTGATCGGTGCTGGCGGCGTCGGCAAGGCGATCGCCTTTGCGCTCGCCGGCCTCGGCGTCGCCGGGATCAGGATCTTCGACGCCGATGCTGCCAAGGCGACGCAGCTTGCGGCCCAGTTGCGGGATCGCCACGCGGTCCACGCCGCCAGCGTCGCGAGCGCGGCGGACGGCGCCACAGGTCTTGTCAATGCAACGCCGGTCGGCATGCTGCCGAGTCGCGACACGCCGGTGCCGGATGCGCTGCTGCATCGCTCGATGTGGGTCGCCGACGCGGTCTACACGCCGCTCTGGACGCCGCTGCTGACAGCAGCAAAGGCCAAAGGCGCAAGCGTCCTGACCGGACGGGACCTCGCGATCAACGCCTCGGCCGATGCATTCAAGCTGTTCACGGGATTAACCCCGCCGCATGCCGCGATGGCAAATGCGTTCGACGCCGTGATGGCCGCGCGCTACGCGCCGCCAGCGACCTGA
- a CDS encoding SRPBCC domain-containing protein, protein MSKLTLKTEGDRTIVVTRRFVAPPEAVYRAHTEPALLQKWLLGPEGWTMPVCVSDLRPGGKIRYEWTDGKGGGFHLTGEYVELEPFSRIVHVERMHLPDPTPDNHVETRFAPDGSGTVMTMRMTLPDAETRAAMLATGMEHGMEDSYARLDRMS, encoded by the coding sequence ATGAGCAAGTTGACGCTGAAGACCGAAGGCGACCGCACTATCGTTGTCACCAGGCGCTTCGTCGCGCCGCCCGAGGCGGTGTATCGCGCGCATACCGAGCCGGCGCTGTTGCAGAAGTGGCTGCTCGGCCCGGAAGGCTGGACCATGCCGGTCTGCGTCAGCGATCTCAGGCCCGGCGGCAAGATCCGCTACGAATGGACCGACGGCAAGGGCGGCGGCTTTCATCTGACCGGCGAATATGTCGAACTCGAACCGTTCAGCCGTATCGTGCATGTCGAGCGCATGCATCTGCCGGACCCGACGCCGGACAATCATGTCGAGACACGGTTCGCGCCCGACGGCAGCGGCACCGTGATGACCATGCGGATGACCTTGCCCGATGCCGAGACGCGCGCGGCGATGCTCGCGACCGGCATGGAGCACGGCATGGAAGACAGCTATGCTCGGCTCGACCGCATGAGCTGA
- a CDS encoding metalloregulator ArsR/SmtB family transcription factor, with translation MPNLDAAFSALADPTRRAILARLALGEATVMELVEPFEMTQPAISRHLKVLEGAGLIVRRVEGTKRPCRLAPTAVAEIDQWLGMLRRALETNYDRLDGVLAAMKPEK, from the coding sequence ATGCCCAACCTCGACGCCGCCTTCTCCGCGCTCGCCGACCCGACCCGCCGGGCGATCCTGGCACGTCTCGCGCTGGGTGAAGCGACGGTGATGGAGCTGGTCGAGCCGTTCGAGATGACCCAGCCCGCGATCTCCCGCCACCTCAAGGTGCTCGAGGGCGCGGGCCTGATCGTGCGGCGCGTTGAAGGCACCAAGCGGCCGTGCCGGCTGGCGCCGACGGCGGTCGCCGAGATCGATCAATGGCTCGGCATGCTGCGGCGGGCGCTGGAAACCAATTACGACCGGCTGGACGGAGTGCTGGCCGCCATGAAGCCTGAGAAGTGA